GAGCGGGCTGAGGTCGATGAGGGAGCCCAGGCCGGGCGTCACACCGGTGTCGTCGCTGCGCTCGGCGCTCAGGCGCAACTCGGTGGTGGGCGGTGCGGCCCAGCGCCGACCGGCCGGATCACCGAGCACTTCGGGCAGGAGTTCGGCGGCCGTCTGCCAGGCATGCAGCAGAACATCCTGGACCTCATCGAAGCCCAGCGGTGCGCTCTGGTGACCGCCCAGCGCTTCCGCCCAGGCGGCACTGTCTTCGATCAGGACGTCCGCGCACGAGACGACGGCGGAGTCCATCGTGCCGGGACACGCGATCATGCAGGCGGCGGAGAGGGCCGACCGCCCGTCAGGTGCCCGGAAAATGGTCGTGTAGCTCGCGGCGTGCAGCGAGTTGTCGTGCGGGCCCGGCTCCCACCGTCCCGCCGGGAGGTTGCCGCCCCGGCGCTGGGACAGCATCGTCACGGCACCGGCCAGCGGACTGAAGGCAAGCTGCTGCTCAAGCTGCTGGCGCCGGGCCTTCGTGATCTGAAGGGTGGAAGCCTCCGCCCAGGGGAGGGTCACCAGGGCGCGCAGCCGCAGCTGCGGTTTCGGTATCTGGCTCGTCCACCTGAGCGCGGACCGGGTCATGTCCAGACCGAGGTGCACCGCAGGCTGCCACCGCCAGACACCGTTCTGGGAGCGCACGAGATGGCCGGGACCCCACCTGCCACCATCCAGCTTCACGAGGCTGCCGTCGCCCGTCACCGCTCCGGAAGCGCTGATGGGGTATCCGATCGCCGCGAGCGGATCCCCGCTGGCGTCAGCCCGGCCCGCGTCGACGATCGCCTGCCACACGGGCGTGCGCACCACGACGGGCGGGCGCGGGGGAGCCACGCACAGCACCCACCCCGGCTCTCCGTCCAGGAAGTGGTGCAGATCCTGCAGCGCCGCTGTTCCGTGGCGATACGCCTCACCGGCCGGCTGCCCCAGGCCCACATCGGCCAGCTTTTCGTACGCTTCGAGCATCTCGCGTTCCCACTCGGGCAGGCCCTGACCGATCCGCGGCGCGCCCGTCCACTGCGAGCCTGCGACGGCGTCATGCAGGAGCTGGGACAGCGTCTCGGTCGTGGGCATGCCGGAGGCGGCGATGCCGGCGGAGAGCAGGCGCTGGATCTCGGTGCGCGGCAGCCAGTGCGTCCCGTCCGCCTCGCGTACGGGCACCGCGACCGTGTCCGTACGGGGCGTGCCCGGCTTGCCGACCGGCGCGGCCACGACGAACAGACAGTTCTCGTCCTGAGCGGGGACATCGATGTAGAGCACGCACGATCCCTGCTGGTCGTCGGACCAGTCCACCCTCACCCCGCGCGGGGCAGGAGTGATGTGCGCGCGGATCAGCTTGCGGATCCGATCGCGGTCGACCGAGGCGCGGTCGACCGGAACGATCTGGTCGAGAATCTCCACATCGTCCACCAGCCGCGTAGCGATCCCCAGGACGAGGACACCACCGCCACCGTTGGCAAACCCGCAGACGTCCTTGGCGAGTTCCTCAACTGCGCGCGGCTCACGCAGCGCATACGGCACGGCCTTGGCGTCCAGCCACTGACCCTCCGGCTGCTCCAGCAGCAGGGCCGGGTTGTGTGCACGCAGCGCAGCCCGGACGGCCTCGAGATCCATCATCGACACCCCGGAAGTATCCCGGCCCCACCCGCTCGAAGGACAGGAATTTAGCGCCATCAGCTCAGGCAGCACCTGCTTCGCTGCGCCGACGGCGGCATGTGAATGCGGCGGCGGCAATGGTCGCAGGTTAGGGGCCTCGACTGGATGTCGACGGCTTTCGACCATCACGAGGCTGATCGCGACAGAGCATGACGAAACCGGTCACGCTTCGGTCGTGATCGGTCATATGTGGCGGAGTCCTTGCGCAGCTCATCCGCCACCCGGATCATGGTGCACATCTCGCGCACGGTGCGCGCTCTTGGCAGTCATCCCCACCGTTGACTGGCAGGTGAACTGAGCGCACGCTCGAGCCGGCAGAACCAGCGTATCTGAGACACAAAAGGCGTCCTGACCTGAGGGCTTGGCGTCGCACCGAGGTGGGGTGGTGCGGTACGCGCAGCCCGGGTTCAAGGATCCTTATGCACACCGACGGGCCAGCCAACGGCACCCACCGGCGCGCGCAGCGCACCCAGACCAACCGTCTCGCCCGCTTGCTGGATGCCGAGACGCATGTCGGCTACCAGAAGGCGCTAGACCAAGTCACCACGGCCAGCGCGACCGGCCAACTACCTGAGCGGCTCGACCGCCACGGACTTGACCTGGCCCTGCGCATCCTGCTGCGCCAGGACTACACCATGTGGGGTCCCCTGACCGCCGGGCACCCCTGGCCGGACCCCTACCAGTCGCTGACGCCGAGCCTTCCGGGCAGCCCGACCGAGAAGGCCCGCGAAGCCCTGGAGCGGGCCCATGAAGCCGGGCCCCGAGCAGTCACCCAGGAAGGCGCGTTTGCCTTCGATGACGACCCCTACGCATACGACGACGAGGACGAGCCGACACCAGCGTCCGGCCTGGATCCGGGCGAGGTTCCGCCCCTGCAGGCGGAAGTGACCGAGACATTCACGCGCTGGTGGACGCGGAAACTGGCCGAGGACGGAACGACACCGCGCTTCCGCATGCCCTACGCCTTCTCCACCCATCCTCGCTCCCCAAGCGCAGACGCTGTCCTTGAGACCTGCCGCGGCGCCCTGGGCGACGACGCCTATGAAGCACAATTGCAGCGCCTGATCGACCACAACCCCCTCGACGTCGGCCTCTACGCCCGACTCGGTGACCTCGCCCTGCAGCGCCACGACGGTGAAACCGAGGATCTCCTCTACACCGCTCCTACTGCCGGCGAGCGCCGCCACTACCTGGAGCAGGCCCTCAGCTGGTACCAGGCGGCCGTGGCTGTCGGCGAATCCTCGCTCCCCATGGGCTTTCATGGCAGGC
This genomic interval from Streptomyces sp. NBC_00557 contains the following:
- a CDS encoding RNA-binding domain-containing protein; this encodes MVESRRHPVEAPNLRPLPPPHSHAAVGAAKQVLPELMALNSCPSSGWGRDTSGVSMMDLEAVRAALRAHNPALLLEQPEGQWLDAKAVPYALREPRAVEELAKDVCGFANGGGGVLVLGIATRLVDDVEILDQIVPVDRASVDRDRIRKLIRAHITPAPRGVRVDWSDDQQGSCVLYIDVPAQDENCLFVVAAPVGKPGTPRTDTVAVPVREADGTHWLPRTEIQRLLSAGIAASGMPTTETLSQLLHDAVAGSQWTGAPRIGQGLPEWEREMLEAYEKLADVGLGQPAGEAYRHGTAALQDLHHFLDGEPGWVLCVAPPRPPVVVRTPVWQAIVDAGRADASGDPLAAIGYPISASGAVTGDGSLVKLDGGRWGPGHLVRSQNGVWRWQPAVHLGLDMTRSALRWTSQIPKPQLRLRALVTLPWAEASTLQITKARRQQLEQQLAFSPLAGAVTMLSQRRGGNLPAGRWEPGPHDNSLHAASYTTIFRAPDGRSALSAACMIACPGTMDSAVVSCADVLIEDSAAWAEALGGHQSAPLGFDEVQDVLLHAWQTAAELLPEVLGDPAGRRWAAPPTTELRLSAERSDDTGVTPGLGSLIDLSPLGPTGRGPRPEMAVTITAEPTMRHTERQDLLRRALAHMAQAFGHTQAEVGLL